The Streptomyces sp. NBC_00576 genome contains the following window.
GAACGCGAGGCGGGGGGTGGAGTCGAACGCGTCCAGCAGGTGGGCGTGCGCGTCCCAGAGGGTGACGGCGACGTAGGCGGCTTCCCGGGGGAAGACGTTGAAGCGGCGGTGGAAGGCTTCCACCTCGTTGAGCAGGGCCGCGCCGTCGATGGGCGACGCGGGGGTGTCGGTGGTGGTCATGCGGCGTTCCTCCCTTCCTGGTTGGTGCGGAGGGGGCAGGTGTCGCGGTGGGTTTCGTGGTCGGCGATCAGGGCGTGCACCCGTTCGTGGCCTACGGCGCTGCGGTCACGGCCGCACGCGCATGTCGAGGTGGCGGTCGGGGTCGCGCCGCGGGGCGCGGTGATGTGGAGCCATGCCACGGGGTAACGGCCGTCACCGCGTGGCGGGTTGGGGAGAAGGGCTGAAGGGGCGCCTACGGCGACGTCCCTTCGGGCGCCTGCGCCTGCCGGGGGAACAGCAGGTTCGGCGGCGTGCGGGCCCGCTGTGATGGCGGGTTGGCCTTCCAAGGGGTTACGGGGTGGGGTGTTCATGCCGCGTCCCGGGGGCGGGCTTTGCGGATGGAGCTGTCGAGAGCGCTGCGGATTGTGGCGCGGCACTCGGCAGCGGTGAGTCCGTGAGCCTCTCCAGCCCCTTGGAAGGCGTCTTCCACCACGTGCCGGGGGATGTCGCCCCACGCGACGAACCGCCCCACCTTGAAGGCGCACCGGTTGAGCGTGATGTTGCGCTGCGATTCCGGCGCCGCGGACACGACCGCGCACTCCGCTTCCAGCGCGGCCAGGGCGGCGGCGCTGCCGCTGATCGCGGGGAGCCTGAGCGGTCCGGCGGGGCGGACGGGAGCCGGTTGGAGCAGCCGCAGCAGCCACGCGGGCAGCGCAGCCACCGCGGATTCGTCGACGACTTCGTAGGAGCCGGTGGGGGTGGTGCTGCCGGCGGCGACGACGTAGCCGCCCCACGCGCGGGTGTCGACCAACGGGGCAAGACTGCCCGCAGTGTTGGCCAGCCGGACACCGACCGGGGCGGTGAAGTACAGGTGCTGCCCACCGCTCGCGGTCCGCACCCGGTAGGTGGTGGGCACGGGCTGTCCGGCGCGCTCGCAGAGCGCCGCAAAGGTCGCCGCGCCGTCAGGCGCGTCCGAACTGCCCTTCCCGTTCTTGCCGTTGGGCTTGGGCATGTCCAGGTCGACGACGACCAGCCTGGACGGGCCGGTCGCGATCGCGAGGTTCGCCGCGCCGGTCTCCCAGCAAATGCGGATGCGCTCAGGGTCGGTACTGGCCCGCTGCTCCCACTTCAGGTGTCCGTTGGCGCAGTCGCCCACCTGCTGGCAGCGGTCGGCGCCGTGCAGGGCGGGGTGCTTGCTGTTGGTGCGGAGCGGGAAGACGTACCAGCCGCGTGCGGCGGCGGCCAATGCGGCGTTGAGGAGGTGCTCGGTCATGCGGCGGTCCTCCATTCGAGCCGCGTCGTCGCGGTGGCGCCCAGGAGCAGGCCGTAGGCGTGGTGGGCCTGTTGGGGGACCACGCCATTGCCGAGGATCTTCAGTTGTTCCTTGCGGGGAATGTCGGGTACGGCGGTGACCCACCCTTCGGGCAGGCCCATGAGCCATTCCGTGAACACCGGGGACAGCCGGCGGTTGCCGCGGGTGCCCGGCTCGGTCGGGCACGGTGCCGGCCGTCCGGTGATCTGCTCCCAACGGCGGATGGCGGGCCCGTAGTCGGTGCCTTCCGTGGAGATCCAACTACCGCTGTAGGGCAGGCGGTTGACGACGAACTCGTTGAGCGGGCGCGCGTTGCGCTCCAACAGGTTGGAGGCACCCGACTTCCAGTCCCGCGCGGCCGGTGTGGGAACCAGGCTCAGGACTCCGGCGGCGCCGGCAGCCTGGTCACCGCGGTGCGCAGGTTCAGGCCGCCCTTGCGTTTCGGGGAGGTTCCGGGGCCGCCAGTACCGTCCGAGCTGGTGGGGGTCGGCATCAGCGGGATGGGCAACTGCGAACCAGCGGTCGCGCTCGTGCGGGGCGCCGATTTCGGGGTCACCAGCGCGTACACATGTCCACCGGACGTCATACCCGAGCGCGGCCAGGTCCGCGGCGACGACGTCCAGCCCCCGCGAGCGGAGCGCCGCCACGTTTTCCAGGAAGACGAGACGCGGTCGAAGGACGCCCACAGCCTGAGCGACGTTTTTCCAGACCCGAGACCACTGCCCACTGATTCCGTCCCTTCGTCCAGCGTTGGAGATGTTGCGGCACGGGAAACCGGCGCCGACCACGTCCGGCGCGTACAGGTCCCGGACCCGGTGCCAGTCGACGGCGGTGATGTCCCCGAGGTTGGGCACCTGGGGGTGGTGCGCGGCGAACACGGCCGCGGCGTACGGGTCGTTCTCGGCGAACGCGGCGACCTGGCCGCCGATGCCGGCACGGATCGCGGTTTCGAGGCCGCCGTATCCGGCGCACAGGGCGACGATCGTCGGTGGCGAGCCGAGGGCTCGCCGGATGTCGGTGGGTTGGGTCATGCTGGAGACCTCCAACAGGTCTGTTGTGGACTGGTTGGCCGGGGCGACCGCGCATCTTTGGCGAGAGCGGGCGGTCGCCCCGGGCGTAGCTAGTGGGTCTTGCCGCGGGCGAGCTTGAGGGTGATGCCGCCAACACCGATCGGTCCGGTGGCGCCGGCGATGATGGTGACGGCGTGGGCGGCGGCGTCGAACAGTGCGCAGAGGGCGACGACCAGGCCCCAGGTTCCGAGGGCGGCGGCGCCCGCGACGGCGAACGGGATCAGGACCCGCTGCCACGGGATGCCGGTGCGGTCGGTGGTCTGGACGACGATGACGATCGCCGCGCCGGTGGCTTCGGCGCGGCGCCAGTCGTCGGCGGGGATGTGCGGGGCGATGATGCCCGGCGGGTCACGGTGCACGGGTCCTCCCTCGGGAGACGGGCGGGCGCGCGTCAGGTGTGACGCGGGCCCGTGGGCGGGTGTGACGTGGGTGTGACGGGGCCTGTGACGGCGGGTGTCAGGGCGCGTCACAGCGCGGGTGCCTAGGGGTTTGGGTGTGATGCGGCGTCACACCGTGACGGGTGTCAGGCAGGTGTGAGGGCGGGGACGATCCGCCACCGGCCGGTGGCGTTCGTCTGCTCCAACCGGCCTTCCAGGGCGGCATCCTTGAGCCGCTTGGACACCCACGAACGCGACAGGCTGTGCCGGTCGCACCAGTCGGTGAAGTCCTTCGGACCCACGACCATCCGGCCCTCGTTCTCGAACTCTTCCAGCGCGTCCGCGAACAGCCGGCGTGCCTCGTCCGGGGACGGCTTGTGTCCGGGCTCCTGCCCGAACAGCGGGGTGTCGTCGCCCTCTTCGGGGTTGGGGAGTTCGGCGTCCGGGTCGATGTCGACGTCCTCCGGGTCGACCAGTAGCCCGTACTCCTCCATGTCGTCGTCCCCCTCGGCGGCGGCGCCGGCCGTCTGGTCGTCGGTGTCGTGGCGGGTGGTGTAGGCGCGTCCGGCCACCGCGGCGGCGGCGCGGTCGGTGATCGGGTCGGGGGTGGCTCCGTTGCGCTGAGCCCAGGTGGCGAGCAGCTCCATGACCGGCACCGCCCGGTGCCCGAACGCCCGGGTACGCCCCGGGGAGGGGTAGCGCGACTCGTCGATACCGGGCGACACCACGTAGCAGTAGCCAGGTCGCCGGTTGCCCCACGCCCCCGGGTGCGCGCCGGCGTCGATGACCGTGTCCGGCAGCGAGAACCCCTCGTCGCGCGGGTCGCAGCCCAGCGCGATCACGGACGGGAGAGACGCGCGGGTGCTGGTCGACATCTGGTCGTACGACGGGCGTTGGAGCGAGACGACCAGCGAGATACCGGCGCTACGCGCTTCCTGCGCGATGCCGGTGAACACGTCGTCCCCGAGCGCGCGCAGGGTGTTGGCGGCCTCTTCCATCCACGCGACCAGGAAGGGCATGCCCGCGCAGCCGCACGCCGTGCCGTCCTTGCGGCAGGAGTGCGCGGGGTCGTTCTGCTGCTGGACGCATTCCGGGGTCCACTGCCGGTAGCGGTGGGCACCGAGCCACCCGGTGCGGGCGGGGATGGCAGCCTTGAGGGCTTCCACCATGATCTCCGTGCCGGTCCCGCCCTCAACAGCCCAGTCGATGCCGGGCAGCAGGGGACGGAAGTCCTGGAAGGACTTCGGGTCGGACAGCCACAGCACCACATCGCGGCGGGACAGGATCTCGGTCTGGACGTTCAGGGCGGTGTCGCCCTTGCCGGACCCGGTCCCGCCCGCGATCAGGATGTGCGTGCTGTTCCGCTTGGCTTCCGGGTCGCCCGGAAGCCAGACGAGCAGCGGGGCGCCGTCGTCGTAGCGTCCGATGACCAGCGGTTCCGCGATCGAACCCCCCAGGTTCGAGGGACCCTCCCACTCCACAACCTCGGAGAGCATGTCTTCGGGGACGATGACCAGTTCGCCGCGCCGTGCCGAGCCGGGGTCGGGCAGGTAGCGCACGGCCGACGTCGGCAGATCCAGCGCGGACGCGAGCCTAGACAGGCTCTTGGTGACGTCCTCGTTGGTCTGCTCCCCCGCCTCCAGACCGAGCGACGCGGTGACCCGGTTGGGTTCCACCTTCGCCGCACCGATCTGCGCCCGCGCCAGGCCGACCTTGGCCAACAGGCCCTTGTCGGAGCCTTCGCCGGCGGGGTCGTCGTTGCGGCGCAGGACCATGCGCACGTTCCACGACAGGGCCAGCACCGGTCCGCCGATCAGATACATGTCGTCGATCGGCCCGGCGGTCGGTCCCGCGAGGCACGCGGCCGTCAGCCACGCGGACCCGGCGGCCACGGTGACAGCGGAGTGCAGACGGCGCTGTTGGCTGGTGGACTTGCCCATCCACCAGGTGGCGCCGGTCAGTATGACGGAGCCGAGGGTGAGGCCGACGCCGGCGGCGGCGCTCTCGCCCCACCGCCAGTTGCCGAGCGCGCCGGTGATGCCGACGCCGGCGACTGCGAGCCACGGGGGAAGGTGGGGCTTGGCCCGGTTGAGCAGGTAGGCACCGACACCGCCCCCGCCGCCGCCGCGTGAGTCGAGGGTGTAGCCGCCCATGCTGTCGTGGTCGTAGGTGGTCATTCTGTTCTGGTCACGGGCCATGGTCCGTGCCTCCTTACTGCTGAGCCCAGTTGATGACGGGCTGTTGCGGCTTGCGGGCGCGGTGACGGACGCGGTTGATCTCTTCCTCGTACTCCTGCTGGAAGGTCGCGTACGTGGCGGCGGCGCTCTTGGCCGCGTCGCGCAGGGCGTCGGCGGACTTCTGCATCTTGCGGGCGACCTTCCGGGCGCGGATGCGGGAGCCGAACGCGCGGCCCTCCGGGTCCGGCACCGCAGCCAGCACGCCCTTGAGGATCTCCGAACCCATGGCCACCTCTATCGAGAGGGCCACGGCGGCGGCGCGCAGGGTGTTGCAGTAGTTGCGGACCTGCGCCGGCGACGTGAACTCCGGTGCGGGCAGCAGCGATTCGGCATGCCCCCGGCCACCGCCGGCACGGGCCATGCCCTTGTTGTTGTTGACGGTGACGTTGATCGGCGGGACGAACGAGGAACCCATCGCGCCGACGAACCCACCGGCCGCGGCGCCGGCGGCGGCGAACTTGTTGGACTTGTTGGTGGTGCCGTCGTTGACGTTGACACGCGGCCTGCCCGCGCTCTGTGCCTGCCGGTACTGCCGGTTGGCCGCCCGGTTGGCGGATCCGTTGTCAGCCATGTGGCGATCTCCTCAGGTCAGTGGGTGCGGCGGACGATGAGCCAACCGGTCTGAGCGGGCAGCAGCAGCAACAGCCACAGCAGCTCCAACGGACCGGCCAACGGCCCGAACCCCGCGGCCAGAGCGGCCCATGCGAACGCGAGGGTGGCGAGTACGGCGGTGGCGATACGCCACGCGAGCGTGGCGCGGTGGGCGGGGTGGCGGCGCTGGACGAACAGCAGCCACGCGGCCGGCGCAGCCACCGCGGGGGCGAGCACGAGAGCCGACCACCAGGCCAGAACGTGAAGCAGCGCGGTCACCACGAACACGGCCACCGCGATACCGGTCGGAGCGAGCGCGTGGCGGAAGCGCCACAGCAGACCGCCCGCCCAACCGGCCAACTCGCGGGCGATGGAGGGGCGTTCGGGCACGACGACCACGAACGGCTGAGCGGAACGGCGCCCGCGCTGACGCGGCAAGCGGACGGTGGTGACGCCCGCGGCTGTCTTCACGCGGCGGGTACGGGTACGGCTGGACACAGCAGAACTCCCAGGTGAAAGACGGATGTTGGGGTGGTTCACGCGGCCGGGCGGGGCAGCGCGCGGCAGTGGGCGGCGTGCGTCTGCGCCCACTGCCGCGCCGTGTCCGAGTAGCCGTAGCTGGCCGACTTGGCGCCGCACGCGGTGCAGCGGGCGTTGGCCTGGATGTCGTCGACGCTCACGTCGACCGTGACGTCCGCATCCGCCAGCAGCTCACCGGCGAGGGTGAGGAAACGGGCGGTCACGCCCGCCGGCCATGCGGTCGGAGCCTTCAGAGGCACCATGGGTTTCTCCTCGGATGGAAGGTTCAGGCGGCGCACTGTTCTTCGGGATAGGCGCAGGTCACGCACACTCCGAGGGAGCTTGGGATGACGTATCCGGCGTCCGTGCGGCACTGCGGGCACGTCCGGCGGGCCCGGTTGGCGCACTCCAGCGCCCGCCACTTCGCCGGCGTCATGGGCCGGACGGGCTTCGCGCAGTCGAGGCGGTAGAAGTAGGCGATGAGCGGGCCGCGCCGGAAGCGCGGGCGCAGTGCCTGAGCGGCCACCTGCTGACCACCCGGGCGCAGACCGCGTGCCCGTAACTGTCGGCGGGTGGCGTAGCCGTCCGGGACGCACCGCCACGGGAAGGTGGGGATGCCGTAGCGGGCGCCCGTCGGGTCGAAGCACTTCGCGTAGCCGAGGGACATGACCGTCCCCCGCTCAGCCGGCGATCGCGGTGGGGAAGTCGGTCAGGTAGGTCTCGCGGGCCTTGACCCGGCCGCGGGCGGTGCGGGCGGTCGACTCCGACGCGCCCAGCCCCGCCGCCGTCATCGCCTGCGTCATCCGGGCGGTGCTCGGCTGCGTGAAGTCGGTCCCGTACAGCGCGCGGACCAACTGATCGACCCGGTTCGCGTAGACGACCGGCGTGCACAGGTCGACGGCCGTCGACACCGCGTCGACGGGCGCCGCCTCCACCGTGACGGGCGTCGACGCCCCCACGGTCGCCGGTGCGGGCGCCGGGAGTTCGGGCGCCGCACCGGTCTCGCCGACCGCGTCAGCGGGGAGTGCGGACGGCGGGCGGTCGACGCTCACGGTGACGGGCGTCGACGGTGCTTCGACGCCCGGCGGCGGCGGGTTGACGCCCGTCGACGCGCGGCTTGCGAGGTAGGCGTGAACCTGCCGCATCAACGCGCCGAACGCCAGCAGCGCAGCCACCGGCGGGACTGCCGCGACGACGTAGTTGAGGGCGTTGGCATCCTGCCCGACCCCTGCCACGTTCAGCGCGATGGACGCGCCGTCGCCTGCGGTGACCAGGCCGATCGCCCACCAGTCGACCCGGTGGGCGAGCGAGGCACGCAGAATCAGCAGCTCCCCGATCACGATGAACAGATCCACCGTGGCCGGCCACGCCCACGAGCGGGCCACCGCTTCCGCCATCCCGTGTGCGGCGGCCACTTCCTGCAAGTGCTCGTACGACAGCCAGAACGCCACCGCCGTCAGCAGCACCGTCAGCACACTCGCCAGAGCAGTGATCGCACGCTCCACACCGACCGGCGTCACCATGCCTTCGACGCCCGTCAACGGCGCCTCGACGCGAACCGTGGCGGCACTCATGCCGCACCCGCTTCCGCCACCGCCGGAACGTGTACGTCGCCGTAGCCGGTCAGTTCCAGCACGGCGCCCGCGAAGTCGGCGCTCGTCGTCAGTACGCGTGTTTGGCCGGCGCTCTGCTCGCCGTAGCCCACGGTGTCCGGGTCGATCCCCAGCGCGTCGCGCCAGGCCTCGAACGCGGACAGGTCGGAGTGGAAGTGGAGCTGTACGTGGTCCGGGAAGATGGTCGAGAGGTCCACGTGCGGCGCGGGCAGGTGCCCGAAGTCCACCGCCAGCAGGCGCAGCGCGCGCAGCGCCACGGCCATGCCGTCCAGTGTCAGGTTCTCGCTCATGCGGCCACCGCCGTACGGCTGGAGTGGCTCCGCACCGACCGGCGCACCGACGTCCGGCGCGGCCGGCGGGCAGCGGACCGCGCGTCCTTCAACGGGCTCGTACGCAGCAGCGTCTCCGCGTATGCAGCAGCCTCCACGTCCGACTCCCGCAGCTCCGCGAGCACCTCGCGGGCCACGTCCAGCCGCACTGCCCGCTCATCCATGGACTCAACAGCCGGATCGGTGAACAGCTCCACGTCGATACCGAACGCCAGTTCCGCGAACTCCGACGCGGTAACAGCTTCATGACCAGCAACGATGAACTTCATGGGTCGTGTCTCCTTAGTGGGTGGAACGGCCCGAAAAGCGGCCCCGGTGCTCGAACACCGGGGCCGCGCGCCGTTGTGGAACCAGCAGATTGCGGCTCCCTGCAACCCCGCCCGTACGACCGAGACGGCCGGACGGGCGGGGGAGGCAACCGGCCGCAGCGAGCTGCGGCGGGTGGTGGTCTCTCTTTCGGGGACACGGCTGCCGGATCAAGGAACAGCTCGCTAGGGCCCCGTTGTAGGCAGAGACCTTCTGCCATCCGGACTGCCAAGGGATCGCCTGAAAAGACGACTGTCCGGTGCCCTCCCCCCGTCCTATGCGGGGCTCCTGGTCGTGCTTTGCACACGGCGAATCGGGAGCGAGTCCGTCATCTGGTGCGCACCAGAAGGAAAGCATCTGGTGCGCACCAGAGTCAAGGACTCTGCCGATTCGAGCGGTGGTTGTCCGCCCCGGTGCATCTCCAGAAGACCCCGCCGGGTAGGGGTGCCGGTAGCCAACAGCGCTTCACAGCAGGCCTGTTAAGGAGCTAGTTAAGGCCTGTTGACCTGCGGCGATATGAGGCATGCTGGAAAGGTCAGTGAGCGGACCCAACGTCGGGCGGTGGCCTGTGAGTTCAGGACTTAAGAGCGCGCGGACGGCGCGTGGCTGGTCTCAGGAACGACTGGTTCGCGAGATCGAGCAGTACGCCCGACAGCACGTCACCGACGTTGCGACGACCGCGAGTTTGCGGGTGTATGTGTCCGAGTGGGAGAACGGCAAGCGCACGTTGTCGGACCGCTACGCGGCGATTCTGAGGCAGCTTCTCGGGGTCACCGACAGGGAGCTGAGGGGTGCTTCGCTCGCTCCCGTTCCGACGATGGCGGACGGGTACGACGAACTGCTGAGCAGGATCGATTCAGCAAGCAGCGTCAGTGAGTCCATGGTGAAGACGTTCAACGACCAGACCGAGATACTGCGCACCATGGACCGCCAGATGGGCGCGGCCGGTCTGGTCGACCAGATGACGGGCCATCTCGCCCGCCTGGAAGACGCACTGAACTTCGCGGTTCTTCCCACCACACGCCGACCCGTGGCGCTCGCGCTCGCGGGGGCGTCGACCCTGGCCGCATGGCAGGCGATCGACTCGGGGGCGGTCGAACGGGCTTGGCGGCACTACGAACTCGCGAAGCGTGCCGCCCGCGACGCTGAGGCTCCGATGTACCTCGCGCACGCGATGGCGGAACAGGCATACGTGTTGTGCGAGGCTGGCCGGCCGTCCCTCGGTGTCGAGTTGGTACGCGATGCGCAACGCACGGTTGGACAAGCAGGGTCGCCACGTCTCCGGGCATGGCTGTACGCGGCTGAGGCTGAGATGTGTGCTCACGCGGGAATGCCCGACGACTGCCGACGCGCGCTCGATGCGGCCCTGGCGAGCATCCCGCCCGGCTCCGAGGACCGCGACCCAGACATGTTGAGCATTTTCCTCAACGGTGCCCACCTCGCTCGGTGGCACGGCAACGTTCTCGCTCTGCTTGGCGACGGCGATGCGGTGACGAGCCTGTACGACGCCTTGGACGTGGTGGACCCCACCTTCGTGCGAGCGCAGGCCGGCCTCCATAGCGATCTCGCGCAAGCGCACCTCGCGCGAGCCGAGTACGACGACGCACACACCCACCTGCGACAGGCACGGCTGTTGGCGAGCCGC
Protein-coding sequences here:
- the traA gene encoding plasmid transfer protein TraA, producing the protein MADNGSANRAANRQYRQAQSAGRPRVNVNDGTTNKSNKFAAAGAAAGGFVGAMGSSFVPPINVTVNNNKGMARAGGGRGHAESLLPAPEFTSPAQVRNYCNTLRAAAVALSIEVAMGSEILKGVLAAVPDPEGRAFGSRIRARKVARKMQKSADALRDAAKSAAATYATFQQEYEEEINRVRHRARKPQQPVINWAQQ
- a CDS encoding RRQRL motif-containing zinc-binding protein, which encodes MSLGYAKCFDPTGARYGIPTFPWRCVPDGYATRRQLRARGLRPGGQQVAAQALRPRFRRGPLIAYFYRLDCAKPVRPMTPAKWRALECANRARRTCPQCRTDAGYVIPSSLGVCVTCAYPEEQCAA
- the traB gene encoding plasmid transfer protein TraB, translated to MGGYTLDSRGGGGGGVGAYLLNRAKPHLPPWLAVAGVGITGALGNWRWGESAAAGVGLTLGSVILTGATWWMGKSTSQQRRLHSAVTVAAGSAWLTAACLAGPTAGPIDDMYLIGGPVLALSWNVRMVLRRNDDPAGEGSDKGLLAKVGLARAQIGAAKVEPNRVTASLGLEAGEQTNEDVTKSLSRLASALDLPTSAVRYLPDPGSARRGELVIVPEDMLSEVVEWEGPSNLGGSIAEPLVIGRYDDGAPLLVWLPGDPEAKRNSTHILIAGGTGSGKGDTALNVQTEILSRRDVVLWLSDPKSFQDFRPLLPGIDWAVEGGTGTEIMVEALKAAIPARTGWLGAHRYRQWTPECVQQQNDPAHSCRKDGTACGCAGMPFLVAWMEEAANTLRALGDDVFTGIAQEARSAGISLVVSLQRPSYDQMSTSTRASLPSVIALGCDPRDEGFSLPDTVIDAGAHPGAWGNRRPGYCYVVSPGIDESRYPSPGRTRAFGHRAVPVMELLATWAQRNGATPDPITDRAAAAVAGRAYTTRHDTDDQTAGAAAEGDDDMEEYGLLVDPEDVDIDPDAELPNPEEGDDTPLFGQEPGHKPSPDEARRLFADALEEFENEGRMVVGPKDFTDWCDRHSLSRSWVSKRLKDAALEGRLEQTNATGRWRIVPALTPA
- a CDS encoding DUF2637 domain-containing protein, giving the protein MSAATVRVEAPLTGVEGMVTPVGVERAITALASVLTVLLTAVAFWLSYEHLQEVAAAHGMAEAVARSWAWPATVDLFIVIGELLILRASLAHRVDWWAIGLVTAGDGASIALNVAGVGQDANALNYVVAAVPPVAALLAFGALMRQVHAYLASRASTGVNPPPPGVEAPSTPVTVSVDRPPSALPADAVGETGAAPELPAPAPATVGASTPVTVEAAPVDAVSTAVDLCTPVVYANRVDQLVRALYGTDFTQPSTARMTQAMTAAGLGASESTARTARGRVKARETYLTDFPTAIAG
- a CDS encoding DNA cytosine methyltransferase — protein: MTQPTDIRRALGSPPTIVALCAGYGGLETAIRAGIGGQVAAFAENDPYAAAVFAAHHPQVPNLGDITAVDWHRVRDLYAPDVVGAGFPCRNISNAGRRDGISGQWSRVWKNVAQAVGVLRPRLVFLENVAALRSRGLDVVAADLAALGYDVRWTCVRAGDPEIGAPHERDRWFAVAHPADADPHQLGRYWRPRNLPETQGRPEPAHRGDQAAGAAGVLSLVPTPAARDWKSGASNLLERNARPLNEFVVNRLPYSGSWISTEGTDYGPAIRRWEQITGRPAPCPTEPGTRGNRRLSPVFTEWLMGLPEGWVTAVPDIPRKEQLKILGNGVVPQQAHHAYGLLLGATATTRLEWRTAA
- a CDS encoding XRE family transcriptional regulator: MYVSEWENGKRTLSDRYAAILRQLLGVTDRELRGASLAPVPTMADGYDELLSRIDSASSVSESMVKTFNDQTEILRTMDRQMGAAGLVDQMTGHLARLEDALNFAVLPTTRRPVALALAGASTLAAWQAIDSGAVERAWRHYELAKRAARDAEAPMYLAHAMAEQAYVLCEAGRPSLGVELVRDAQRTVGQAGSPRLRAWLYAAEAEMCAHAGMPDDCRRALDAALASIPPGSEDRDPDMLSIFLNGAHLARWHGNVLALLGDGDAVTSLYDALDVVDPTFVRAQAGLHSDLAQAHLARAEYDDAHTHLRQARLLASRTGSVRQRRRVDLLSARL
- a CDS encoding bifunctional DNA primase/polymerase; translation: MTEHLLNAALAAAARGWYVFPLRTNSKHPALHGADRCQQVGDCANGHLKWEQRASTDPERIRICWETGAANLAIATGPSRLVVVDLDMPKPNGKNGKGSSDAPDGAATFAALCERAGQPVPTTYRVRTASGGQHLYFTAPVGVRLANTAGSLAPLVDTRAWGGYVVAAGSTTPTGSYEVVDESAVAALPAWLLRLLQPAPVRPAGPLRLPAISGSAAALAALEAECAVVSAAPESQRNITLNRCAFKVGRFVAWGDIPRHVVEDAFQGAGEAHGLTAAECRATIRSALDSSIRKARPRDAA